The following proteins come from a genomic window of Lolium rigidum isolate FL_2022 chromosome 5, APGP_CSIRO_Lrig_0.1, whole genome shotgun sequence:
- the LOC124654740 gene encoding uncharacterized protein LOC124654740, giving the protein MTGKKRKAEAARLEETDRAMYGAFRGAANSLSQLYTLAMGGQKLSFQAGERHAMEKLYEWILRQHENGLRLTVADIASHIQHEIQYGGDNPLASPRSQYASQSTLATVHVPNTGNHQPSPSLFALGNPGLTQSKNSAVFSNALSSPVRRGLQPYHLDQAGDAGYFANGSNREPNPTASNDSSMDMHSDSPAHDESS; this is encoded by the exons ATGACGGGGAAGAAGCGCAAGGCGGAGGCGGCAAGGCTGGAGGAGACGGACCGCGCCATGTACGGCGCCTTCCGGGGCGCCGCCAACTCGCTATCGCAGCTCTACACGCTCGCCATGGGCGGACAGAAGCTCTCCTTCCAGGCCGGCGAGCGCCACGCCATG GAAAAGCTGTATGAATGGATTTTGAGGCAGCATGAAAATGGATTGAGGCTGACAGTTGCTGATATAGCCTCGCACATCCAG CATGAGATTCAGTATGGAGGCGACAATCCATTGGCCTCTCCAAGATCACAATATGCTAGCCAAAGCACTCTGGCCACTGTCCATGTACCCAACACAGGCAACCATCAACCATCTCCGAGCTTATTTGCACTAGGAAACCCAGGGTTAACTCAGTCCAAGAACTCAGCAGTCTTTTCAAACGCATTATCCAGCCCCGTCCGCCGGGGTCTGCAACCATACCATCTGGATCAGGCTGGCGATGCAGGCTACTTCGCAAACGGCTCAAACCGTGAGCCAAATCCCACTGCTTCGAACGACTCATCCATGGATATGCATTCGGACAGCCCAGCTCATGACGAATCGTCCTGA
- the LOC124655622 gene encoding transcription repressor OFP14-like has product MEMESLEEEAKKRNMSKKKHARLHKSFRHFSKALKKLNGHGRTSANNNPSPASTSSFLSACMHPRTHSFSFPGGRQRHVDAHDRDNDDDALATGFRSLRIGPTAVLDDDGEDGSSTQEDYDGIESEGDASPEMAATKAVVAGGSGGVAVVTFSVAPYEDFRRSMREMADAHWARREAATPAVDWDFMEELLFCYLQLNDRAVHKDILRAFTDTIAALRRRRRAPKPKSRRTRRRQPKDDEVCDVEETVASA; this is encoded by the coding sequence ATGGAGATGGAGAGtttggaggaggaggccaagaagaggaacatgagcaaGAAGAAGCACGCGAGGCTCCACAAATCATTCCGCCACTTCTCCAAGGCACTCAAGAAGCTCAATGGCCATGGCCGCACAAGCGCCAACAACAACCCATCTCCCGCCTCCACCAGCTCGTTCCTCTCCGCGTGCATGCACCCTCGGACCCACTCCTTCTCCTTCCCCGGCGGCCGCCAACGCCACGTCGACGCGCACGACCGCGACAACGACGACGATGCTCTCGCCACCGGCTTCCGGTCACTCCGGATCGGCCCGACAGCCGTTcttgacgacgacggcgaggacggCTCGTCGACGCAAGAGGATTACGATGGCATCGAGAGCGAGGGGGACGCCTCGCCGGAGATGGCTGCCACCAaggcggtggtggccggcgggagcggcggcgtggcggtggtTACGTTCTCCGTGGCGCCGTACGAGGACTTCCGGCGGTCCATGCGAGAGATGGCCGACGCGCACTGGGCAAGGCGGGAGGCCGCGACGCCGGCGGTGGACTGGGACTTCATGGAGGAGCTGCTCTTCTGCTACCTCCAGCTCAACGACCGGGCGGTGCACAAGGACATCCTCCGTGCGTTCACCGACACGATCGCTGCGCTCCGGCGGAGGCGCAGGGCGCCGAAGCCCAAGAGCAGGCGGACACGGCGTCGGCAGCCCAAGGATGATGAAGTCTGTGATGTCGAGGAGACGGTGGCATCAGCTTGA
- the LOC124655621 gene encoding 3-ketoacyl-CoA synthase 17-like, producing the protein MSSSMAAVVSSLRALPLHVLVPLVASALAFVVTVLRRVLRRQRPVYLLNYSCHLPDAERQCNLEVCEYFGLRSGRYTDETADFMRLIFRKSGLGQETFAPPFIFSGKFEKTQAFAIQEAEEGLFTVVSQLLAKSDVHPRDVSVLVVACSMFSPKPSLASMIVRRFKMKDDVKSYSLAGMGCSAGTVGIDMAARALRVQRRPGYALVVVTENTSLNWYFGNNKHMLVTNCIFRVGSAAALITDVPARRADAKYELLRTLRTHHGADDAAYNAAVQMEDEDGMVGVALTKDLVRVAGAGLRQHIATLAPYVLPVSELLRYVYRVAWAYSGGNPKAAAALVPDFQRAFEHMCIHSGGKAVIDTVAKLMGFGPSVVEPARATLHRFGNTSSSLVFYELAYFEAKRRVRAGDRLWMLAFGTGFKACSNVWRALRDAAPDADNPWNGCAHRYPAALPVPTPRRANYQPQQHEQPPPPPPPQQQQQ; encoded by the exons ATGTCGTCGTCCATGGCCGCGGTCGTGTCGTCGCTCCGCGCCCTCCCACTCCACGTCCTCGTCCCGCTTGTAGCCTCAGCGCTCGCCTTCGTCGTCACCGTCCTCCGCCGCGTGCTTCGGCGGCAGCGGCCGGTTTACCTGCTCAACTATAGCTGCCACCTCCCGGACGCGGAGCGGCAGTGCAACCTGGAGGTGTGCGAGTACTTCGGGCTCCGGTCGGGCCGCTACACCGACGAGACCGCCGACTTCATGCGGCTCATCTTCCGCAAGTCCGGCCTCGGGCAGGAGACCTTCGCGCCGCCCTTCATCTTCTCCGGCAAGTTCGAGAAGACCCAGGCCTTcgccatccaggaggccgaggaggggcTCTTCACCGTGGTGTCGCAGCTGCTGGCCAAGTCCGACGTGCACCCGCGCGACGTCAGcgtcctcgtcgtcgcctgcTCCATGTTCTCCCCGAAGCCCTCCCTGGCGTCCATGATCGTGCGCCGCTTCAAGATGAAGGACGACGTCAAGTCGTACAGCCTCGCCGGGATGGGGTGCAGCGCCGGCACGGTGGGCATCGACATGGCGGCGCGCGCGCTGCGGGTGCAGCGCAGGCCAGGGTACGCGCTGGTGGTGGTGACGGAGAACACCAGCCTCAACTGGTACTTCGGAAACAACAAGCACATGCTGGTCACCAACTGCATCTTCCGCGTCGGCAGCGCGGCGGCGCTCATCACCGACGTGCCGGCCCGCCGCGCCGACGCCAAGTACGAGCTGCTCCGCACGCTGCGCACGCACCACGGAGCCGACGACGCGGCCTACAACGCCGCCGTGcagatggaggacgaggacggcaTGGTGGGCGTCGCGCTCACCAAGGACCTCGTGCGCGTCGCCGGCGCGGGGCTCCGCCAGCACATCGCCACGCTCGCGCCCTACGTGCTCCCTGTGTCGGAGCTGCTCAG GTACGTGTACCGTGTGGCGTGGGCGTACAGCGGCGGCAAcccgaaggcggcggcggcgctggtgccGGACTTCCAGCGCGCGTTCGAGCACATGTGCATCCACTCCGGCGGGAAGGCGGTGATTGACACGGTGGCGAAGCTCATGGGGTTCGGCCCGTCCGTGGTGGAGCCCGCCCGCGCCACGCTGCACCGGTTCGGCAATACCTCCAGCAGCCTCGTCTTCTACGAGCTGGCCTACTTCGAGGCCAAGCGCCGCGTCCGCGCCGGCGACCGCCTCTGGATGCTCGCCTTCGGCACCGGCTTCAAGGCCTGCAGCAACGTCTGGCGCGCGCTCCGCGACGCCGCGCCCGACGCCGACAACCCCTGGAACGGCTGCGCGCACCGCTACCCGGCGGCCTTGCCCGTGCCGACCCCGCGCAGGGCGAACTACCAACCCCAGCAGCACGagcagccaccaccgccgccgccgccgcagcagcagcagcagtga